Proteins encoded within one genomic window of Streptomyces profundus:
- a CDS encoding coagulation factor 5/8 type domain-containing protein, with translation MRAQTPGRSPLSRRGMVTAGAAVLVSAGLLAGPLPGAIAGEDSGGESAPLAVPETDPFAPDLGPNVHVYGPSTPASQIQGELDAIYEEQHTNQFGTERHAVLFEPGAYPLDIKVGFYTQIAGLGLLPGDVTVDGHVRVEADWLEQGDDPDNLGNATQNFWRGAENLTVSVPEGEIERWAVSQAAPYRRMHLEGIGVQLWNGYDGWASGGLYADTKIDGFVESGSQQQWLTRNTELDGGWSGSVWNMVFVGSTGTPAPNFPNPSHTVVDESPVIREKPFLHIGEGGEYQVFVPDVRRDAVGTSWSSGQAAGESISLSEFYVVHPGSPTATVNEALAEGKHLLFTPGVHHLDRAIEVDNPDTVVLGLGLATLVPDTGEEAIRVADVDGVKLAGILVDAGAESSPTLIEVGPEGSSADHAENPTSLHDVFFRVGGSHLGRADNSLTVNSDDVIGDHLWVWRADHGEDGTWGWDVNTAANGVIVNGDDVTMYGLFVEHYQEYQTIWNGERGRTYFYQNEMPYDPPTQEAWGSSGDGSLGWASYKVDDSVTEHEAWGVGAYSFFNVNPDIHASRGFEVPDAPGVRFHNLVTVSLGGVGTIDRVINDVGDAVNLESQQSYVTSYP, from the coding sequence ATGAGAGCTCAGACACCCGGGCGGTCGCCGCTGTCCCGCCGAGGCATGGTCACGGCCGGCGCGGCGGTGCTGGTGTCGGCCGGCCTGTTGGCCGGACCGCTGCCGGGCGCCATCGCCGGCGAGGACAGCGGCGGGGAGTCAGCGCCGCTCGCCGTGCCCGAGACCGACCCGTTCGCCCCCGACCTGGGCCCCAACGTCCATGTCTACGGCCCCTCCACGCCGGCGAGCCAGATCCAGGGCGAGCTGGACGCCATCTACGAGGAGCAGCACACCAACCAGTTCGGCACCGAGCGCCACGCGGTGCTCTTCGAGCCGGGCGCCTATCCGCTCGACATCAAGGTGGGCTTCTACACCCAGATCGCCGGACTCGGCCTGCTGCCCGGCGACGTGACGGTCGACGGTCATGTCCGGGTCGAGGCGGACTGGTTGGAGCAGGGCGACGACCCGGACAACCTCGGCAACGCCACCCAGAACTTCTGGCGCGGCGCGGAGAACCTCACGGTCTCGGTGCCGGAGGGCGAGATCGAGCGCTGGGCGGTGTCCCAGGCCGCGCCGTATCGGCGGATGCACTTGGAGGGCATCGGCGTCCAGCTCTGGAACGGCTACGACGGCTGGGCCAGCGGCGGCCTCTACGCGGACACCAAGATCGACGGCTTTGTCGAGTCCGGCTCCCAGCAGCAGTGGCTGACCCGCAACACCGAGTTGGACGGCGGCTGGAGCGGCTCGGTGTGGAACATGGTGTTCGTGGGGTCCACCGGCACCCCGGCGCCGAACTTCCCCAACCCCTCGCACACCGTGGTCGACGAGAGCCCGGTGATCCGCGAGAAGCCGTTCCTCCACATCGGCGAGGGCGGCGAGTACCAGGTCTTCGTGCCCGATGTGCGGCGTGACGCGGTGGGCACCAGCTGGTCCAGCGGGCAGGCGGCGGGCGAGTCGATCTCGTTGAGCGAGTTCTACGTGGTGCACCCGGGCTCCCCGACGGCGACCGTCAACGAGGCGCTGGCCGAGGGCAAGCACCTGCTGTTCACCCCGGGCGTGCACCATCTGGACCGGGCGATCGAGGTGGACAACCCGGACACGGTGGTGCTGGGCCTCGGCCTGGCGACGCTGGTGCCCGACACCGGCGAGGAGGCGATCCGGGTCGCCGACGTGGACGGCGTCAAGCTGGCCGGCATCCTGGTCGACGCGGGGGCGGAGAGCTCCCCGACGCTGATCGAGGTGGGCCCCGAGGGCTCGTCCGCCGACCACGCGGAGAACCCGACCTCGCTGCACGACGTCTTCTTCCGCGTCGGCGGTTCGCATCTGGGCCGGGCGGACAACAGCCTCACCGTCAACAGCGACGATGTGATCGGCGACCACCTGTGGGTGTGGCGGGCCGACCACGGCGAGGACGGCACCTGGGGCTGGGACGTCAACACGGCGGCGAACGGCGTGATCGTCAACGGCGACGACGTGACCATGTACGGCCTCTTCGTCGAGCACTACCAGGAGTACCAGACCATCTGGAACGGGGAACGCGGCCGGACGTACTTCTACCAGAACGAGATGCCCTACGATCCGCCCACCCAGGAGGCCTGGGGCAGCAGCGGCGACGGCTCGTTGGGCTGGGCCTCCTACAAGGTCGACGACTCCGTGACCGAGCACGAGGCCTGGGGCGTCGGCGCGTACTCGTTCTTCAACGTGAACCCGGACATCCACGCCAGCCGCGGCTTCGAGGTGCCGGACGCGCCGGGGGTGCGGTTCCACAACCTGGTGACGGTGTCGCTGGGCGGTGTCGGCACCATCGACCGCGTGATCAACGACGTGGGCGACGCGGTCAATCTCGAAAGCCAGCAGTCCTATGTCACCAGCTATCCGTAA
- a CDS encoding cold-shock protein — protein sequence MAQGRVVRFDDIRGYGFIIPDQGGEDVFMHANDLLDDKHLYQPGAVVEFEVAQGERGPKASLVSVVKQSSPESAAAMPARAEQSSAVVEDGLCDVLSPREFRQELTESLLEGVSSLTAAQILQVRQGVERLARGHGWIAS from the coding sequence ATGGCGCAGGGCAGGGTTGTTCGTTTTGATGACATTCGCGGATATGGATTCATCATTCCCGATCAGGGTGGTGAAGACGTCTTCATGCACGCGAATGACTTGTTGGACGACAAGCATCTCTATCAGCCCGGTGCGGTTGTGGAGTTCGAGGTGGCGCAGGGAGAACGCGGTCCCAAGGCGTCGCTGGTGAGTGTGGTCAAGCAGAGTTCCCCGGAGAGCGCGGCGGCCATGCCCGCCCGCGCCGAGCAGTCCTCCGCCGTGGTCGAGGACGGGCTCTGCGATGTGCTGTCGCCGCGCGAGTTCCGGCAGGAGCTGACGGAGTCCCTCCTCGAAGGCGTCTCCAGCCTGACCGCCGCGCAGATCCTCCAGGTGCGGCAGGGCGTCGAGCGTCTGGCGCGCGGCCACGGCTGGATCGCCTCCTGA
- a CDS encoding glycoside hydrolase family 76 protein yields MREPNLRVRRTLRVPAVLLGTALLATSLAATATSAQEPSVPAEPAPAPAATVCNEHCDGRDTAEAAEDRLAVSAELHGRTVELRFDDSSAMGWAAVSDSSPGDQVWLDRSFDGGASWADDSRIGDTTTPDGADAAVSPMFNVDHWGERGVGALRACLQATGQPEITCTDWARSTWNAGEPATAAATALMMLYDPDNGLFENHWWVSANAVTAIIDNIRVTGMPSYAYVVETTYEEQIDGAEGQFRNEYLDDTGWWALAWIGAYDLTGEERYLETARAGADHMDDHWTDLCGGGVQWMVDNPYKNAVTNELYIQLNAALHNRLPGDTVHLERAERGWAWLANSGMINEDNLVNDGLDAGNGCVNNGQTTWTYNQGVILGALAELSAATGDEGLLETARTLADASTTAPGLHQDGVLTEPCEPDCGADGPSFKGPYTRGLGALDEALPDRPYTDYLQSQANAAMADARTSLDMYDLSWRGLADSFGVGQQHAALDLLNAAR; encoded by the coding sequence ATGCGAGAACCGAACCTCCGGGTGCGCCGCACGCTCCGCGTTCCCGCCGTGCTGCTCGGCACCGCCCTGCTCGCGACCTCCCTCGCCGCCACGGCGACCAGCGCCCAGGAGCCGAGCGTCCCCGCCGAGCCCGCCCCCGCCCCAGCGGCAACTGTCTGCAACGAGCACTGCGACGGTCGCGACACCGCCGAAGCCGCCGAGGACCGGCTCGCGGTGAGCGCCGAACTCCACGGCAGGACGGTGGAGTTGCGCTTCGACGACAGCAGCGCCATGGGCTGGGCCGCCGTCTCGGACAGCTCGCCAGGCGACCAGGTCTGGCTCGACCGCTCCTTCGACGGCGGCGCTTCCTGGGCCGACGACAGCCGCATCGGCGACACCACGACGCCCGATGGCGCCGACGCCGCGGTCAGCCCCATGTTCAACGTGGACCACTGGGGCGAACGGGGTGTGGGCGCCCTCCGCGCCTGCCTCCAGGCCACCGGACAGCCCGAGATCACCTGCACCGACTGGGCCCGATCCACCTGGAACGCCGGCGAGCCGGCCACCGCTGCCGCCACCGCGCTGATGATGCTCTACGACCCGGACAACGGGCTCTTCGAGAACCACTGGTGGGTCAGCGCCAACGCGGTCACCGCCATCATCGACAACATCCGCGTCACCGGGATGCCCTCCTACGCCTATGTCGTGGAGACCACCTACGAGGAGCAGATCGACGGCGCCGAGGGCCAGTTCAGAAACGAGTACCTGGACGACACCGGCTGGTGGGCACTCGCCTGGATCGGCGCCTACGACCTCACCGGCGAGGAACGCTATCTGGAGACCGCGCGGGCCGGCGCCGACCACATGGACGACCACTGGACCGACCTCTGCGGCGGAGGCGTGCAGTGGATGGTGGACAACCCCTACAAGAACGCCGTCACCAACGAGCTGTACATCCAGCTCAACGCCGCGCTCCACAACCGGCTCCCGGGCGACACCGTCCACCTGGAGCGCGCCGAGCGCGGCTGGGCCTGGCTCGCGAACAGCGGCATGATCAACGAGGACAACCTGGTCAACGACGGCCTCGACGCCGGCAACGGCTGCGTCAACAACGGCCAGACCACCTGGACCTACAACCAGGGCGTCATCCTGGGCGCGCTCGCCGAACTGAGCGCGGCCACCGGCGACGAGGGCCTGTTGGAGACCGCCCGCACCCTGGCGGACGCCTCCACGACGGCGCCGGGACTGCACCAGGACGGCGTGCTCACCGAGCCATGCGAGCCCGACTGCGGCGCCGACGGCCCCTCGTTCAAGGGCCCCTACACCCGAGGGCTCGGCGCGCTCGACGAGGCGCTGCCCGACCGGCCCTACACCGACTACCTCCAGAGCCAGGCGAACGCGGCCATGGCCGACGCGCGCACCTCCCTCGACATGTACGACCTCTCCTGGCGCGGCCTGGCCGACAGCTTCGGCGTCGGCCAACAGCACGCCGCGCTCGACCTGTTGAACGCGGCGCGCTGA
- a CDS encoding polysaccharide deacetylase family protein produces the protein MPRKNPRAGGRSVALLAAATSLALTLSGCSMSTVSPADVRGEPVEGAVQLEGPDCDELKCIALTFDSAPSEHTPELLEILREEEVPVTFFLLGRNHIDTYPELVQQMVDEGHELANHTWTHPRLTEIEPDEVREELERTQEAVAELTGITMTLMRPPQGRTNDEVGEISRELGLAQVLWSVTAKDYQTTDSELIRSRVLDGADEDGIILLHDLYDGTVPAVPGIIEELKAQHYTFVTVSQLFAPGVAEPGRVYR, from the coding sequence ATGCCACGAAAGAACCCGCGCGCCGGAGGAAGGTCCGTCGCTCTGCTGGCCGCGGCGACCTCGCTGGCGTTGACCCTGAGCGGCTGCTCGATGTCCACCGTCTCGCCCGCCGACGTGCGCGGTGAGCCCGTGGAGGGCGCGGTGCAGCTGGAGGGGCCGGACTGCGACGAACTCAAGTGCATAGCGCTGACCTTCGACTCCGCGCCCAGCGAGCACACCCCCGAACTGCTGGAGATCCTGCGCGAGGAGGAGGTGCCCGTCACCTTCTTCCTGCTCGGCAGGAACCACATCGACACCTACCCGGAACTCGTCCAGCAGATGGTCGACGAGGGCCACGAGTTGGCCAACCACACCTGGACCCATCCCCGTCTCACCGAGATCGAGCCGGACGAGGTGCGGGAGGAGCTGGAGCGCACCCAGGAGGCCGTGGCGGAGCTGACCGGGATCACCATGACCCTGATGCGTCCGCCGCAGGGGCGCACCAACGACGAGGTGGGCGAGATCAGCCGGGAACTCGGGCTGGCCCAGGTGCTGTGGAGCGTCACGGCCAAGGACTACCAGACGACCGACTCCGAGCTGATCCGGAGCCGGGTCCTGGACGGCGCGGACGAGGACGGCATCATCCTGCTGCACGACCTCTACGACGGCACGGTGCCCGCGGTGCCCGGCATCATCGAGGAGCTGAAGGCCCAGCACTACACCTTTGTCACGGTGAGCCAGCTCTTCGCGCCCGGGGTCGCCGAGCCGGGCAGGGTCTACCGCTGA
- a CDS encoding GntP family permease — protein MSTEDEWVQTLSTGPLLSIAAVAVAALLFLIVVLRLHAFLALVAVSLLTAFATGIPSEQVVPTLTGGFGDTLANVALLVGLGAILGRLIEVSGGAQALTDAMIRRFGERRAPFALGVASLIFGFPIFFDAGLVVMLPIVFAVARRLGGGVLRYGLPAAGAFSVMHAFLPPHPGPVAATELLGADMGLVTVTGLLIALPTWYATSYLFGLWVGRRVVLPVPDLLTGGPEAPRDEEPPHPGTVIGLLLLPLVMIFANTGLDAARAAGWVSGEESWYELVRALGSTPVALLVAVLVTSYVLGTRRGRGRGVVEELTDSALGPVCSIILITGAGGMFGAVLRASGIGDALSQSLDELGLPVIVAAFVVASALRVAQGSATVALTTAAGLMQPVVGGGDFSALRLAAIVMALAAGSIIASHVNDSGFWLVGRFMNMDVKTTLKTWTVLQTLIGTMGFALACALYAVA, from the coding sequence ATGTCGACCGAAGACGAGTGGGTTCAGACCCTGTCCACCGGGCCGCTGCTGTCCATCGCGGCGGTGGCGGTCGCGGCCCTGCTCTTCCTGATCGTCGTCCTGCGTCTGCACGCCTTCCTGGCCCTGGTCGCGGTCAGCCTGCTGACCGCCTTCGCCACCGGCATCCCGTCCGAGCAGGTGGTGCCCACGCTGACCGGCGGCTTCGGGGACACCCTCGCCAATGTCGCGCTGCTGGTCGGCCTTGGCGCGATCCTGGGCCGGTTGATCGAGGTGAGCGGCGGCGCCCAGGCGCTGACCGACGCGATGATCCGACGCTTCGGGGAGCGGCGCGCGCCGTTCGCCCTCGGCGTGGCCTCGCTGATCTTCGGCTTCCCGATCTTCTTCGACGCCGGCCTGGTCGTGATGCTGCCGATCGTCTTCGCGGTGGCCAGGCGTCTTGGCGGCGGGGTGCTGCGCTACGGACTGCCGGCCGCCGGCGCGTTCTCGGTGATGCACGCCTTCCTGCCGCCGCACCCCGGCCCGGTGGCGGCCACCGAACTGCTCGGCGCCGACATGGGGTTGGTCACCGTGACCGGCCTGCTGATCGCCCTGCCCACCTGGTACGCGACCAGCTACCTCTTCGGCCTGTGGGTCGGTCGACGGGTGGTGCTTCCCGTCCCCGACCTGCTCACCGGCGGCCCCGAGGCCCCCAGGGACGAGGAACCGCCGCACCCGGGCACCGTGATCGGGCTGCTGCTGCTCCCGCTGGTGATGATCTTCGCCAACACCGGTCTCGACGCGGCGCGCGCGGCCGGCTGGGTCAGCGGTGAGGAGAGCTGGTACGAGTTGGTCAGGGCGCTCGGCTCCACTCCGGTCGCGCTGCTGGTCGCGGTGCTGGTCACCAGCTATGTGCTGGGCACCAGGCGGGGCCGGGGCAGGGGCGTGGTGGAGGAGTTGACGGACTCGGCGCTGGGCCCGGTCTGCTCGATCATCCTGATCACCGGCGCCGGCGGCATGTTCGGCGCGGTGCTGCGCGCCAGCGGCATCGGGGACGCCCTCTCGCAGAGCCTGGACGAGCTGGGCCTGCCGGTGATCGTGGCGGCCTTCGTGGTGGCGTCGGCGCTGCGGGTGGCCCAGGGGTCGGCGACGGTCGCGCTGACCACGGCTGCGGGGCTGATGCAACCCGTGGTGGGGGGCGGCGACTTCAGCGCGCTGCGACTGGCGGCCATCGTGATGGCCCTGGCCGCCGGGTCGATCATCGCCAGCCATGTCAACGACTCGGGGTTCTGGCTGGTGGGACGCTTTATGAACATGGACGTCAAGACGACGCTGAAGACCTGGACGGTGCTCCAGACCCTGATCGGCACCATGGGCTTCGCCCTGGCCTGCGCGCTCTACGCGGTCGCCTAG
- a CDS encoding glycoside hydrolase family 5 protein has translation MAVASSPHPEESTEPAATDRRPRRQRPGWRALLAGALAAGVAVAGASLATAGESDRSAAEAAGDGPAAVTPFAEHGALEVCGTTLCGENGEQVQLRGMSTHGTQWYEDCVTEESLDVLAYDWNASVIRVSTYVQEDGYETDPAYFTDVASRIIDQATERGLYVIVDWHMLTPGDPNVNTALAQRFFTEITARHGDQGNLIYEIANEPNGVSWSGIRSYAEEVIPTVRAGDPDGVVLVGTRAWSSLGVSEGADESEIVADPVNADNIMYTFHFYAASHQAGYLDTLDRAADQLPIFVTEFGTQDYTGDGGNDFAYAQRYLDLMAEKNISWTNWNFSDDFRSGAVFETGTCSAGTWGDPGSLKEAGTWISERVG, from the coding sequence ATGGCTGTCGCATCCTCCCCCCACCCCGAAGAGTCGACGGAGCCGGCGGCAACCGACCGTCGCCCCCGGCGTCAACGCCCGGGCTGGCGCGCGCTGTTGGCCGGCGCGCTCGCCGCCGGCGTCGCCGTCGCCGGAGCGTCGCTCGCCACCGCGGGCGAGAGCGACCGCTCGGCCGCCGAGGCCGCGGGCGACGGGCCGGCGGCCGTCACCCCGTTCGCCGAGCACGGCGCGCTTGAGGTCTGCGGGACCACCCTCTGCGGGGAGAACGGCGAGCAGGTCCAGCTGCGCGGTATGAGCACCCATGGCACCCAGTGGTACGAGGACTGCGTCACCGAGGAGTCCCTCGACGTGCTGGCGTACGACTGGAACGCCAGCGTGATCCGGGTGTCCACCTATGTGCAGGAGGACGGCTACGAGACCGACCCGGCGTACTTCACCGATGTGGCGAGCCGGATCATCGACCAGGCCACCGAGCGCGGGCTCTATGTGATCGTCGACTGGCACATGCTCACCCCGGGCGACCCCAATGTGAACACCGCGCTCGCGCAGCGGTTCTTCACCGAGATCACCGCCCGCCACGGCGACCAGGGCAACCTGATCTACGAGATCGCCAACGAGCCCAACGGGGTGAGCTGGAGCGGCATCAGGAGCTATGCCGAGGAGGTGATCCCGACGGTCAGGGCCGGCGATCCGGACGGCGTGGTCCTCGTGGGCACGCGCGCCTGGTCGTCGCTGGGCGTCTCGGAGGGGGCCGACGAGTCGGAGATCGTGGCCGACCCGGTGAACGCCGACAACATCATGTACACCTTCCACTTCTACGCGGCCTCCCACCAGGCGGGCTACCTCGACACGTTGGACCGGGCCGCCGACCAGCTGCCCATCTTCGTCACCGAGTTCGGCACCCAGGACTACACGGGCGACGGCGGGAACGACTTCGCGTACGCGCAGCGCTATCTCGATCTGATGGCGGAGAAGAACATCAGCTGGACCAACTGGAACTTCTCCGACGACTTCCGCAGCGGCGCGGTCTTCGAGACGGGCACCTGCTCCGCCGGGACCTGGGGCGACCCGGGCTCGCTGAAGGAGGCGGGCACCTGGATCAGCGAACGCGTCGGCTGA
- a CDS encoding lytic polysaccharide monooxygenase auxiliary activity family 9 protein, whose protein sequence is MLFLIPWTETASAHGSIVDPASRNYSCFDRWGSDHLNPDMAQEDPMCWQAWQDNPNAMWNWNGLYRENVGGNHQGAIPNGTLCSGGNTEGGRYDSLDAIGPWKTTDVGSNFTVELFDQASHGADYFQVYVTRQGFDPTTQALGWGDLELVETTGSYPPAQNISFDVSAPGRSGHHVVFTIWQASHLDQSYYLCSDVNFG, encoded by the coding sequence ATGCTCTTTCTGATCCCCTGGACCGAGACCGCCAGCGCCCACGGGTCCATCGTCGATCCGGCCTCGCGGAACTACAGCTGCTTCGACCGTTGGGGCAGTGACCACCTCAACCCGGACATGGCGCAGGAAGACCCCATGTGCTGGCAGGCGTGGCAGGACAACCCCAACGCCATGTGGAACTGGAACGGCCTGTACCGGGAGAACGTCGGTGGCAACCACCAGGGCGCCATCCCCAACGGCACCCTGTGCAGCGGTGGTAACACCGAGGGCGGTCGCTACGACTCGCTCGACGCCATCGGTCCCTGGAAGACCACCGATGTCGGCTCCAACTTCACCGTGGAGCTGTTCGACCAGGCCAGCCACGGTGCCGACTACTTCCAGGTCTATGTGACCAGGCAGGGCTTCGACCCCACCACCCAGGCGCTCGGCTGGGGCGACCTGGAGCTGGTGGAGACCACGGGCTCCTACCCGCCGGCGCAGAACATCTCCTTCGACGTGAGCGCGCCGGGCCGCAGCGGGCACCATGTCGTGTTCACCATCTGGCAGGCCTCGCACCTGGACCAGTCGTACTACCTGTGCAGTGATGTCAACTTCGGCTGA
- a CDS encoding lactonase family protein, protein MADRLICVGSYTPDSGGSGPGLTVFREEADTGALTLLAELDLPGASWLAWHPGLPVGYAVNELEKGGVTAFSVAPDGTPRVLGRVDSGGSAPCHLAVTPDGRHVVVAHYGSGSAAVFALDERGALGERTDLAVLSGRGPHEERQEAPHAHMVALDARGALATVVDLGTDTLWSFSLTPQGRLVDRVAASLPAGCGPRQLVRGGDGRAYLVAELTGELITLREPAPGAFEVVAAVAASGRPEENAGAQLTLGADGRFAYVSNRGPDTVTVFALPPEAARRDAAPEVAGEYVLGAAWPRHFAVDGGRMYAAAQFDDVLVTLDLDPATGLPTERARHAVASPVFVTVVPER, encoded by the coding sequence ATGGCGGATCGGCTGATCTGTGTGGGGTCCTACACGCCGGACAGCGGCGGCAGCGGGCCCGGGCTCACGGTGTTCCGGGAGGAAGCGGACACCGGGGCGCTGACCCTGCTGGCCGAGCTGGACCTGCCCGGCGCCTCCTGGCTCGCCTGGCACCCCGGGCTGCCGGTGGGCTACGCGGTCAACGAGCTGGAGAAGGGCGGCGTGACCGCGTTCTCGGTGGCTCCCGACGGCACCCCTCGGGTGCTGGGCCGGGTGGACAGCGGCGGCTCCGCGCCCTGCCATCTGGCGGTGACGCCCGATGGGCGCCATGTGGTGGTGGCGCACTACGGCAGCGGCAGCGCCGCCGTGTTCGCGCTGGACGAGCGGGGCGCTCTCGGGGAGCGCACCGACCTCGCCGTCCTCAGCGGCCGTGGCCCGCACGAGGAGCGGCAGGAGGCGCCGCACGCCCACATGGTGGCGCTGGACGCCCGGGGCGCTCTGGCGACGGTGGTCGACCTGGGCACCGACACCCTCTGGTCCTTCTCGCTCACCCCCCAGGGCCGGCTGGTGGACCGCGTCGCGGCCTCGCTGCCCGCCGGATGCGGGCCTCGGCAGCTGGTCAGGGGCGGTGACGGACGCGCCTATCTGGTGGCCGAGTTGACCGGTGAGCTGATCACCCTGCGGGAGCCCGCGCCCGGCGCCTTCGAGGTGGTGGCGGCCGTCGCGGCCTCCGGCAGGCCCGAGGAGAACGCCGGCGCCCAGCTCACCCTCGGCGCGGACGGCCGCTTCGCCTACGTCTCCAACCGGGGCCCCGACACCGTCACGGTCTTCGCGCTGCCCCCGGAAGCCGCGCGCCGGGACGCGGCGCCCGAGGTGGCGGGCGAGTACGTGCTGGGCGCCGCCTGGCCCCGGCACTTCGCGGTGGACGGCGGACGGATGTACGCGGCGGCGCAGTTCGACGACGTCCTCGTCACGTTGGATCTGGACCCGGCGACCGGGCTCCCCACCGAACGCGCCCGACACGCCGTCGCCTCCCCCGTCTTTGTCACGGTGGTGCCGGAGCGCTGA